A stretch of the Vicinamibacterales bacterium genome encodes the following:
- a CDS encoding 3-hydroxyacyl-CoA dehydrogenase/enoyl-CoA hydratase family protein: MRVRNAAVLGAGVMGAQIAAHLANAGLGVRLLDVSPEAAREGLARARRLKPDPLFATSTAALIETAGFDDGLPAIEGADWIIEAIVEQLEPKRALLARVDAVRRAGAIVSSNTSGIPIASIAEGRSDDFRRHWLGSHFFNPPRYLHLVELIPTPDTDPALVRDLAAFCDLRLGKGVVVAKDVPGFIANRIGMFGLMRVLEAIASGGYTIEEADAMTGQAIGRPKSATFRTLDIAGLDVMAHVARTLGMSLPPFVEAMLEKGLLGAKAGAGFYRKSGDDILTLDLRTLDYRAAQAVQLPSLDAAKGIDDVGERVRTLYRGADRAGAFLRATLGPTLEFVEQIAGEIAHSRDDVDKAMKWGFGWELGPFETLAALAGDTTLPTSGSHAAHAAASAVIRRNAAASVIDLGDGVAQIEFHSKMNVIGGDAIEMIRAGLQEASRNFEAIVVGNGGAHFSAGANLMLLLLEAQAGNWDDVDGMVRAFQGATMALKHADVPVVVAPAGLTLGGGCEIALHATGIQAAAESYVGLVETGVGLIPAGGGTKEMLARAMEHVRGPADVLPHVQRVFETIGLATVSTSAAHARELGFLQHGDAITMNRDRLLEDASARARLLARGFAPARPRPAIRVGGAGVFAALELGVHLAWRAARISDHDALVGRKLAWVLAGGDLGHPATLTEQQLLDLEREAFLSLCGERKTLDRIAHTLKTGKPLRN; encoded by the coding sequence ATCGAGACCGCCGGGTTCGACGACGGCCTGCCGGCGATCGAGGGGGCCGACTGGATCATCGAGGCAATCGTCGAGCAGCTCGAACCGAAGCGCGCGCTGCTGGCGCGGGTCGACGCGGTCCGGCGCGCCGGCGCGATCGTCAGCTCCAACACGTCGGGGATCCCGATCGCCTCGATCGCCGAGGGGCGGAGCGACGATTTCCGTCGGCACTGGCTGGGCAGCCACTTCTTCAATCCGCCGCGCTACCTGCACCTGGTAGAGCTGATCCCGACGCCGGACACCGACCCTGCGCTCGTGCGCGATCTCGCCGCGTTCTGCGACCTCCGTCTGGGCAAAGGGGTGGTCGTCGCCAAGGACGTCCCGGGCTTCATCGCCAACCGCATCGGCATGTTCGGCCTGATGCGGGTGCTCGAGGCGATCGCGTCGGGCGGCTACACCATCGAGGAAGCGGACGCGATGACCGGCCAGGCGATCGGCCGGCCGAAGAGCGCGACCTTCCGCACGCTCGACATCGCCGGGCTCGACGTGATGGCGCACGTCGCGCGGACGCTCGGCATGTCACTGCCGCCGTTCGTCGAGGCGATGCTCGAGAAAGGGCTGCTCGGCGCGAAGGCGGGCGCCGGCTTCTACCGCAAGTCGGGCGACGACATCCTGACGCTCGACCTGCGGACGCTCGACTATCGCGCCGCGCAGGCCGTGCAGCTGCCGTCGCTCGACGCCGCGAAGGGGATTGACGACGTGGGCGAACGCGTCCGCACCCTCTACCGGGGCGCGGATCGAGCCGGCGCGTTCCTGCGCGCGACGCTCGGCCCGACGCTCGAGTTCGTCGAGCAGATCGCCGGCGAAATCGCCCATTCGCGCGACGACGTCGACAAGGCAATGAAGTGGGGATTCGGGTGGGAACTCGGCCCGTTCGAGACGCTCGCTGCGCTGGCCGGCGACACCACACTCCCGACGTCCGGCTCGCACGCAGCTCATGCCGCGGCGTCAGCCGTCATTCGCCGCAACGCGGCGGCGTCCGTCATCGATCTCGGCGATGGAGTCGCGCAGATCGAGTTCCATTCGAAGATGAACGTCATCGGCGGCGACGCGATCGAGATGATCCGCGCCGGCCTGCAAGAGGCGTCGAGGAATTTCGAGGCAATCGTCGTGGGGAACGGCGGCGCCCACTTCTCGGCCGGCGCCAACCTGATGCTCCTGCTGCTCGAGGCGCAGGCCGGCAACTGGGATGACGTCGACGGCATGGTTCGCGCGTTTCAGGGGGCGACCATGGCGCTGAAGCATGCGGACGTGCCGGTGGTGGTCGCGCCGGCGGGACTGACGCTCGGCGGCGGCTGCGAAATCGCGCTGCATGCGACCGGCATCCAGGCGGCGGCGGAGAGCTACGTCGGGCTGGTGGAGACCGGCGTCGGGCTGATTCCGGCCGGCGGCGGCACCAAGGAGATGCTGGCGCGCGCGATGGAGCACGTCCGGGGCCCCGCCGACGTTCTGCCGCACGTGCAGCGGGTGTTCGAAACAATCGGTCTGGCGACCGTCTCGACCAGCGCCGCCCATGCCCGCGAGCTCGGCTTCCTGCAGCATGGTGACGCGATCACCATGAACCGCGACCGCCTGCTAGAGGACGCCAGCGCCCGGGCGCGGCTGCTCGCCCGTGGTTTCGCGCCGGCCCGCCCGCGACCGGCGATCCGCGTCGGCGGCGCAGGAGTATTCGCGGCGCTCGAGCTCGGCGTCCACCTCGCGTGGCGCGCCGCCCGCATCAGCGATCACGATGCGCTCGTCGGCCGCAAGCTGGCGTGGGTGCTGGCCGGCGGCGACCTCGGTCATCCCGCGACCCTGACCGAACAGCAACTCCTCGACCTCGAGCGCGAGGCGTTTCTCAGCCTGTGCGGCGAGCGCAAGACCCTCGATCGCATCGCACATACGCTCAAGACCGGCAAACCGCTGCGGAATTAG
- a CDS encoding alpha/beta hydrolase, with protein sequence MFDKGSGPVVVVVQPLQGRWQWMRPFLEALAERCRVVTYTLAGDFGADRAIDPAQGFDLFVRQLEETMAAAGVERAALCGISFGGTVAVRYAARHPERVTRLVVASSPGPGWRANAEQARYVRRPLSTLPLFLAAASERLWAELRAAFPRAPDRAWFVARAALTALRFPAWPPAMAARVRLMQSVDLAADCARITAPTLIVTGDPALDLVVPVASTRQYLAHIRGSRYEMMETAGHSGSLTQPAQLARIVGTFVHAASS encoded by the coding sequence ATGTTCGACAAGGGATCCGGGCCGGTGGTCGTCGTCGTCCAGCCGCTGCAGGGAAGATGGCAGTGGATGCGCCCGTTTCTCGAGGCGCTGGCCGAGCGGTGCCGCGTCGTCACCTACACGCTCGCCGGCGATTTCGGCGCCGATCGGGCGATCGATCCGGCGCAGGGATTCGATCTGTTCGTGCGGCAGCTCGAGGAGACGATGGCGGCGGCGGGCGTCGAGCGGGCGGCGCTCTGCGGCATCTCGTTTGGCGGCACCGTCGCGGTTCGTTATGCGGCGCGCCATCCCGAGCGCGTCACCCGCCTCGTCGTGGCCTCGTCACCGGGTCCGGGCTGGCGGGCGAACGCCGAACAGGCCCGATACGTGCGCCGTCCGTTGTCGACCCTGCCGCTCTTTCTCGCTGCGGCCTCCGAGCGGTTGTGGGCGGAACTGCGCGCGGCGTTTCCGCGCGCGCCAGACCGCGCCTGGTTCGTTGCGCGCGCCGCGCTGACGGCGCTGCGCTTTCCTGCGTGGCCGCCCGCGATGGCGGCGCGCGTGAGGCTGATGCAGTCGGTCGACCTCGCCGCCGACTGTGCGCGGATCACCGCCCCTACGCTGATCGTCACGGGCGATCCCGCGCTCGACCTCGTCGTGCCGGTCGCGTCGACGCGGCAGTATCTGGCCCACATTCGCGGCAGCCGGTACGAGATGATGGAGACGGCGGGACACTCCGGCTCGTTGACGCAGCCGGCACAGTTGGCCCGCATCGTAGGAACATTCGTCCATGCCGCCAGTTCATGA
- a CDS encoding alpha/beta fold hydrolase, giving the protein MPPVHDLTGPAGRLEALLEEPSGPPRAAVVFAHPLPTHGGTMHTKAVYQGAKGLLRAGCAVLRFNFRGVGRSEGQFDEGSGEKGDFTAALDYLAKTYPDLPLWAAGFSFGSWIALETGAVDDRVRLLIGIAPPVTKDGYDFSNTLKSTKPKFFVQGEADDICPIQDMWKFYGQLLEPKEIAVIDGADHLFDGHATEVGEALEDLLGDFDERTSGHG; this is encoded by the coding sequence ATGCCGCCAGTTCATGATCTGACCGGGCCAGCCGGGCGCCTCGAGGCCCTGCTGGAGGAACCCTCGGGACCGCCGCGCGCCGCCGTGGTCTTCGCGCACCCACTGCCGACGCACGGTGGGACGATGCACACCAAGGCCGTGTATCAAGGCGCCAAGGGGCTGCTGCGCGCCGGGTGCGCCGTGCTGCGCTTCAACTTCCGCGGTGTCGGCCGCAGCGAAGGACAGTTCGACGAGGGTTCCGGCGAGAAAGGGGACTTCACCGCCGCGCTCGACTATCTGGCCAAGACGTACCCGGACCTGCCGCTATGGGCCGCCGGCTTCTCGTTCGGTTCCTGGATCGCGCTCGAAACCGGCGCCGTCGACGACCGCGTCAGGCTGCTCATCGGCATCGCCCCGCCGGTGACGAAAGACGGCTACGATTTCTCGAACACGCTGAAGAGCACCAAGCCGAAGTTCTTCGTGCAGGGGGAGGCCGACGACATCTGCCCGATCCAGGACATGTGGAAGTTCTACGGGCAGCTGCTCGAACCGAAAGAGATCGCCGTCATCGACGGCGCCGATCATCTCTTCGACGGCCACGCGACGGAAGTCGGCGAAGCACTGGAAGACCTGCTCGGCGATTTCGACGAGCGGACAAGCGGCCACGGGTGA
- a CDS encoding acetyl-CoA C-acyltransferase, protein MSQPAAFIVAAVRTPAGKAPNGALKCVRPDELAALVIRGALERVPAIEPAEIEDVILGCAMPEAEQGLNVARIASLRAGIPVTASAVTVNRFCSSGLQAIAYAAERIMAGGADVIVAGGTESMSLVPMGGNKIAPNPALVASYPDVYLTTGLVAENHVGDYGITREEQDAFALRSHQRAVAAIDAGRFLDELVPVPHPAAGEPRPALLAVDEGPRRDTSLDALARLKPAFHARGSVTAGNSSQMSDGAAAAVVVSGRVVRERGLTPLARFAGYTTAGVEPERFGIGPVPAVKALLARTGLSLAQIDLVELNEAFAAQAIACLRELPIDPDRLNVNGGAIALGHPLGCTGAKLTATILHEMRRRGARYGLVTMCVGGGMGAAGLFERV, encoded by the coding sequence GTGAGCCAGCCTGCAGCCTTCATCGTCGCGGCGGTGCGGACGCCGGCTGGCAAGGCCCCGAACGGCGCGTTGAAATGCGTCCGGCCCGACGAGCTCGCCGCGCTGGTGATCCGCGGCGCGCTGGAGCGCGTGCCGGCGATTGAGCCGGCGGAGATCGAGGATGTCATCCTCGGCTGCGCGATGCCGGAGGCGGAGCAGGGACTGAACGTCGCGCGGATCGCGAGCCTGCGCGCCGGCATTCCGGTCACGGCTTCCGCCGTGACGGTGAATCGCTTCTGCTCGTCCGGCCTGCAGGCGATCGCCTATGCGGCGGAGCGGATCATGGCCGGGGGCGCCGACGTGATCGTGGCGGGCGGCACCGAGTCGATGAGCCTGGTGCCGATGGGCGGCAACAAGATCGCGCCGAATCCCGCGCTCGTCGCGAGCTACCCCGACGTGTATCTCACGACGGGACTGGTGGCGGAGAACCACGTCGGCGATTACGGCATCACGCGCGAGGAACAGGATGCCTTCGCGTTGCGGAGCCATCAGCGCGCCGTCGCGGCGATCGACGCGGGACGATTCCTCGACGAGTTGGTCCCTGTCCCTCACCCGGCGGCCGGCGAGCCACGCCCCGCACTGCTCGCCGTCGACGAAGGGCCGCGCCGCGACACCTCGCTCGACGCACTCGCCCGGCTGAAACCCGCGTTCCACGCCAGGGGCAGCGTCACGGCCGGCAACTCGTCGCAAATGAGCGACGGCGCGGCCGCCGCCGTCGTCGTCAGCGGCCGGGTCGTCAGGGAGCGGGGGCTGACGCCGCTGGCGCGGTTCGCCGGCTACACGACGGCGGGCGTCGAGCCGGAACGCTTCGGCATCGGACCGGTACCCGCTGTGAAGGCGCTGCTGGCGCGAACCGGCCTGAGCCTGGCGCAGATCGATCTCGTCGAGCTGAACGAGGCGTTCGCCGCGCAGGCGATCGCCTGTCTGCGCGAGCTGCCGATCGATCCTGATCGCCTCAACGTCAACGGCGGCGCGATTGCGCTCGGCCATCCGCTCGGCTGCACCGGCGCGAAGCTCACGGCGACGATCCTCCACGAGATGCGCCGCCGCGGCGCGCGCTATGGCCTAGTGACGATGTGCGTCGGCGGGGGCATGGGCGCGGCAGGGCTCTTCGAGCGCGTGTAA